A single Lactuca sativa cultivar Salinas chromosome 8, Lsat_Salinas_v11, whole genome shotgun sequence DNA region contains:
- the LOC111918315 gene encoding putative F-box protein At1g67623, with translation MARRERNCRSSSIGRRKRKKNSVSINGKGKLTKRRRSQRRPVVGSLPGDLLIDVLARVASSSFTDLFNAKLSCREFLGAAEDESIFQHVSIDKFPVIHWFPPSNELLSFLNRCIDLGNPEAMFRQGMIEFFSLARIETGLEYLKRATEKGHVEATYVYGMIMLSRGGQSSQQGLNILNSMKVSRSNYLKIRECRAKIKAIIREMWINNSISLNEVGCKCEDRNNIRKRKFDDEDDVIGCDACGWYREVISFCKIVDGVV, from the exons ATGGCGAGGAGAGAGAGAAATTGCAGATCATCATCGATCGGAAGGAGGAAAAGGAAGAAAAACTCGGTTAGTATCAACGGAAAAGGTAAATTAACGAAACGACGACGGTCGCAGCGGCGGCCGGTAGTCGGATCTCTTCCCGGCGATCTGTTGATTGATGTACTTGCTCGAGTCGCATCCTCTTCCTTTACGGATCTCTTCAATGCCAAATTATC TTGTAGGGAATTTCTTGGAGCAGCAGAAGACGAATCAATCTTTCAACATGTTTCAATTGACAAGTTTCCCGTAATTCATTGGTTTCCTCCGAGTAATGAACTGCTTTCATTCCTTAATCGTTGCATCGATTTAGGGAACCCTGAGGCAATGTTCAGACAAGGAATG ATAGAATTCTTCAGTCTTGCGAGGATAGAAACAGGGCTCGAGTACTTGAAAAGGGCAACTGAGAAAGGTCATGTGGAGGCGACATATGTTTATGGTATGATTATGCTCTCTAGAGGTGGTCAATCAAGTCAACAAGGCTTGAATATCTTAAACTCAATGAAGGTATCAAGATCCAATTATTTAAAAATACGCGAGTGTCGTGCTAAAATTAAAGCAATTATAAGAGAAATGTGGATCAATAATTCAATTTCATTAAATGAGGTTGGGTGCAAATGTGAAGATAGAAACAATATTAGAAAAAGAAAATTTGACGATGAAGACGACGTTATAGGATGTGATGCTTGTGGGTGGTATCGTGAGGTCATCTCCTTTTGTAAAATAGTAGATGGTGTCGTTTAG